One stretch of Arachis hypogaea cultivar Tifrunner chromosome 20, arahy.Tifrunner.gnm2.J5K5, whole genome shotgun sequence DNA includes these proteins:
- the LOC112782546 gene encoding uncharacterized protein — protein sequence MDACVICSVLQKNIVDIDQKKRCKKTNVVLIIAFLFSREHKGTICFSDYCFFCSLNEHTEERREDRRELKRSLEEAPKHPSLVAVPQRPATVAGLAFCLCRAATVSTVPVLFQRVSPSVVPCSFLATDLLCSVLAFSSRGQVVVAASLTKDQLGKSVHLAYLEISITHDGVGVPETLLNQMFGRDGQESEEGISLLISRKLLKLMNGDVRYLREAG from the exons ATGGATGCAT GTGTGATATGTAGTGTTTTGCAAAAGAACATTGTTGATATAGACCAGAAAAAGAGGTGTAAGAAA ACCAACGTAGTTCTGATTATTGCTTTTCTGTTCTCTCGCGAACATAAGGGAACTATATGCTTTTCTgattattgctttttctgttctctGAATGAACACACTGAAGAACGCAGAGAAGACAGAAGAGAACTCAAACGCAGCTTGGAGGAAGCACCGAAGCATCCATCTCTCGTAGCCGTTCCTCAACGTCCAGCCACCGTCGCCGGCCTCGCCTTCTGCCTCTGTCGCGCAGCCACTGTCTCGACGGTGCCAGTTCTGTTCCAGCGCGTCAGCCCTTCGGTCGTGCCCTGTTCCTTTCTTGCTACTGATCTGctctgctctgttctggcatttagTTCtag AGGTCAAGTTGTTGTTGCAGCCTCTTTAACGAAAGATCAATTAGGCAAATCAGTTCATTTGGCTTACTTGGAGATAAG CATAACACATGATGGTGTTGGTGTTCCGGAAACATTGCTGAACCAAATGTTCGGACGAGACGGACAAGAATCCGAGGAGGGTATTAGTCTGCTCATCAGCAGAAAGTTGCTGAAGCTCATGAATGGAGACGTGCGGTATCTGAGAGAAGCTGGCTAA
- the LOC112782545 gene encoding rhicadhesin receptor, which yields MKFIGSVLAMTFALVLASTSASDPDALQDLCVADTASGVKVNGFTCKDAAKVNASDFSSNILAKPGVAANTTFGSIVTGANVEKIPGLNTLGVSLSRIDYAPGGLNPPHTHPRATEIVFVLEGQLDVGFITTSNVLISKTIYKGEIFVFPKGLVHFQKNNANEPAAVISAFNSQLPGTQSIPLTLFAATPPVPDNVLTKAFQVGTKEIEKIKSRLAPKK from the exons ATGAAGTTCATAGGGTCAGTGTTAGCGATGACTTTTGCTCTGGTTTTAGCCTCAACCTCAGCATCAGATCCTGATGCTCTTCAAGACCTCTGTGTTGCAGACACTGCATCTG GTGTTAAGGTGAATGGATTCACGTGTAAAGACGCTGCAAAAGTGAATGCATCTGATTTCTCATCAAACATATTAGCAAAACCAGGTGTGGCAGCAAACACAACCTTCGGTTCCATTGTAACAGGAGCCAACGTTGAAAAGATCCCAGGATTGAACACACTTGGTGTGTCTCTGTCACGCATTGACTATGCCCCAGGTGGACTCAACCCACCCCACACACACCCACGTGCCACTGAGATTGTGTTTGTTCTTGAAGGTCAACTTGATGTTGGGTTCATAACAACATCCAATGTTCTCATATCAAAGACCATCTACAAGGGTGAGATCTTTGTCTTCCCAAAAGGGTTGGTTCATTTCCAGAAGAACAATGCCAATGAACCTGCTGCAGTTATTTCAGCCTTCAACAGCCAATTGCCTGGAACACAGTCTATTCCTCTGACTTTGTTTGCTGCCACCCCACCGGTCCCGGATAACGTGTTGACCAAGGCATTCCAGGTTGGTACCAAGGAGATTGAGAAAATCAAGTCTAGGCTTGCTCCCAAGAAGTAA